The Desulfobulbaceae bacterium genome has a segment encoding these proteins:
- a CDS encoding cold-shock protein yields MAEGTVKWFNDAKGFGFIEQDNGSDIFVHHTAIQAEGFKSLKEGARVSFEVVDGPKGPAADKVVQL; encoded by the coding sequence ATGGCAGAAGGTACAGTTAAATGGTTTAATGATGCAAAAGGTTTTGGTTTTATTGAGCAGGATAATGGATCAGACATTTTCGTTCACCACACAGCTATTCAGGCAGAAGGGTTTAAATCCCTTAAAGAAGGTGCACGAGTTAGCTTTGAGGTAGTAGATGGCCCTAAAGGACCAGCTGCCGACAAAGTAGTTCAGCTGTAA